In Mucilaginibacter boryungensis, a single window of DNA contains:
- a CDS encoding GntR family transcriptional regulator, protein MKFSINHKSPVPLHLQAEELLRNIIKDPQYVDGKFLPNEVDLAKQLAISRTTLRQALNKLVYEGLLIRKKGIGTKVAGASVSSKSNNWLSFSQEMAARGIPIKNFELHISWVNPDEQIANFFEISTDKKILKLERLRGRLEGPFVYFVSYFHPRVGLTGEEDFKRPLYEILEKDYSAIANLSKEEISAKAADKFIAAKLEIEHGSPILFRKRFVYDQGDRPIEFNLGYYRADAFIYTIESRRE, encoded by the coding sequence ATGAAATTCTCGATCAATCATAAAAGCCCGGTCCCACTGCACTTACAAGCCGAAGAGCTTTTACGCAACATTATAAAAGACCCCCAGTACGTAGACGGTAAGTTTTTGCCGAACGAGGTTGACCTGGCCAAGCAACTGGCCATATCGCGCACTACGCTAAGGCAAGCGTTGAACAAGCTGGTTTATGAAGGTTTACTGATACGCAAAAAAGGTATTGGCACTAAAGTGGCAGGGGCGTCGGTTAGCTCAAAATCAAACAACTGGCTTAGCTTTTCGCAGGAAATGGCAGCACGGGGCATCCCTATTAAAAATTTCGAACTGCATATTAGCTGGGTTAACCCCGATGAGCAGATAGCCAACTTTTTTGAAATAAGCACCGATAAAAAAATATTAAAGCTGGAAAGGCTGCGTGGCCGGCTGGAAGGCCCTTTTGTATATTTTGTATCTTACTTCCACCCACGGGTAGGACTTACCGGCGAGGAGGATTTTAAACGCCCTTTGTACGAGATACTGGAAAAAGATTACTCGGCTATTGCCAACCTGTCGAAAGAAGAGATCAGCGCCAAGGCCGCCGATAAGTTTATTGCCGCTAAGCTGGAGATTGAACATGGCAGCCCGATATTATTCCGCAAAAGGTTTGTGTACGACCAGGGCGACCGCCCCATTGAATTTAACCTGGGCTACTACCGTGCCGATGCATTTATCTACACCATAGAAAGCAGAAGGGAGTAG
- a CDS encoding sulfatase family protein — protein MKFQKRLLLICVLASYFNVYAQKTAPGSTKRPNIIFILADDHAYQAISAYGSKLIKTPNIDRIAREGALMQSAYVTNSVCSPSRAVILTGKYSHLNGMKDNGTYFNGAQQTLPKIFKQYGYQTAIVGKWHLFSTPTGFDYWNILPDQGNYYHPKFIKMGKDTMYSGYVTDIITNLAINWIGDHKGKPFFLMLHHKAPHRNAMPPIKYLDKFNDVKFQLPYSFYDDYKDKVGLQRQSITIKNDLDIRYDSKIPCDTCPVTKINNWAPAEYQRELAGLTPQERTIWDKAYQKKYELFKTLHTKEEITRFQYQRYMEDYLRCVMSLDDNVGHVLKYLDKMGLAKNTIVVYMSDQGFYLGEHGLYDKRFMYEESFRTPMMIRYPKAVKPGNKLNQFVLNLDIAPTLLDLAGIKPPDDMQGESMKRLLAKQPLVKKWRDEIYYHYYELSFNLTAHYGIRTRQYALMHFYNPVDGWELYDLRKDPYEMTNIYYKPEYQQVVTDLKARLKALQVKYKDEESTFLKKK, from the coding sequence ATGAAATTTCAAAAACGGCTGCTGCTGATTTGTGTATTGGCATCGTATTTTAATGTTTACGCCCAAAAAACGGCGCCAGGCTCAACAAAACGGCCCAATATTATATTCATACTAGCCGACGATCACGCATATCAGGCCATTAGCGCTTATGGAAGTAAGCTGATAAAAACACCTAATATCGATAGGATTGCACGCGAAGGCGCATTAATGCAGTCGGCCTATGTAACAAACTCCGTATGCAGCCCCAGCAGGGCAGTAATTTTAACCGGCAAGTATTCGCACCTGAACGGGATGAAGGATAATGGCACCTATTTTAACGGTGCGCAGCAAACCCTGCCAAAAATATTTAAACAATACGGATATCAAACGGCTATAGTGGGTAAGTGGCACTTATTCAGCACGCCAACCGGCTTCGATTACTGGAACATCCTGCCCGACCAGGGTAATTATTATCATCCTAAGTTTATTAAAATGGGTAAGGATACCATGTATAGCGGGTATGTGACGGATATTATCACCAACCTGGCTATCAACTGGATAGGCGACCATAAAGGCAAGCCTTTTTTCCTGATGCTGCATCATAAAGCGCCGCACCGTAATGCCATGCCGCCTATAAAATACCTGGATAAGTTTAACGATGTGAAATTCCAGCTGCCTTATAGTTTTTATGATGATTATAAAGACAAAGTCGGGCTGCAACGCCAAAGCATCACCATAAAAAACGATCTGGATATCCGTTATGATAGTAAGATACCTTGCGATACGTGTCCCGTCACTAAAATAAACAACTGGGCTCCGGCCGAATACCAGCGCGAGCTTGCCGGCCTGACGCCGCAGGAACGCACTATATGGGATAAAGCCTATCAGAAAAAGTATGAACTGTTTAAGACCCTGCATACCAAAGAGGAGATAACCCGGTTCCAATATCAGCGCTACATGGAAGATTATCTGCGGTGTGTGATGTCGCTGGACGATAACGTTGGGCATGTGCTTAAATATCTGGACAAGATGGGGTTGGCTAAAAATACTATCGTAGTATATATGTCCGACCAGGGCTTTTACCTGGGCGAACATGGTTTGTATGATAAGCGTTTTATGTACGAAGAATCGTTCCGCACACCAATGATGATCCGTTACCCCAAAGCGGTAAAGCCGGGTAATAAACTAAACCAGTTTGTACTAAACCTTGATATAGCCCCTACGCTGCTTGATCTGGCGGGGATAAAACCGCCCGATGATATGCAGGGCGAATCGATGAAACGGTTGCTGGCTAAACAGCCGTTGGTTAAAAAATGGCGCGATGAGATCTACTACCATTACTACGAACTTTCATTTAACCTGACGGCCCATTATGGTATCCGTACCAGGCAATACGCCCTGATGCATTTTTATAACCCGGTTGATGGCTGGGAACTGTATGACCTCAGGAAAGATCCTTACGAAATGACTAATATTTATTATAAGCCTGAATACCAGCAGGTTGTTACTGATTTAAAGGCACGGTTGAAAGCGTTACAGGTAAAGTATAAAGATGAAGAAAGTACTTTTTTGAAGAAGAAATAA
- a CDS encoding class I mannose-6-phosphate isomerase, whose amino-acid sequence MDISLNIPKNKNTADWRTGMQPLMPVKAGGGKPQGYNIFPYHSIGEGKIFNGYPALAEWIVDKKFVALDGYAGVFWNDIKQCLEEEFEKQGLAVNWINTADYLKPVDVVQKMVAPYLGTQNSVWGTKTSLQLIDFYNFNQQAEPGGDYKLTIVIGTAAGLLANKAHLVYFDLPKNELQLRMRAASITNLGNNAPESPAEMYKRFYFVDWVVLNNYKKSILDKIEIIADAQWKEDLNWMHSADFKQALQQLGKTAFRVRPWFEPGAWGGQWIKEHIDGINKNEVNYAWSFELIVPENGLVFESDGNLLEVSFDFLMFARRNDVLGKHAEKFGDEFPIRFDFLDTWEGGNLSIQCHPSVDYIQKNFGETITQDETYYILDCEEQANVYMGFQDDIDPEAFRKELEKSRDFGTEIGITKYVQSHQAKKHDLFLLPNGTVHSAGAGNMVLEISATPYIFTFKMYDWLRLDLNGEPRAINIEHAFNNLKFDRKGEKVTRELISKQSVIEKGEDWELVHVPTHQEHFYDVHRVEFDSVITIETEDVCHVLMLVEGISIDVVTADGRKTTYHYAETFVIPAAANTYTMYNNGAKRAKVIKAFLKS is encoded by the coding sequence ATGGATATAAGCTTAAACATACCAAAAAATAAAAACACGGCAGATTGGAGAACAGGTATGCAGCCGCTAATGCCTGTAAAGGCTGGTGGCGGTAAGCCGCAGGGATATAATATATTTCCTTATCACTCAATTGGCGAAGGCAAAATATTTAATGGCTACCCCGCGCTTGCCGAATGGATAGTTGATAAAAAGTTTGTGGCTTTGGATGGTTATGCCGGTGTTTTTTGGAATGATATTAAGCAATGTCTTGAAGAAGAATTTGAGAAACAGGGTTTAGCTGTAAACTGGATAAACACGGCCGATTATTTAAAACCGGTTGATGTTGTTCAAAAGATGGTAGCCCCTTACCTGGGTACCCAAAATTCGGTATGGGGTACAAAAACGTCACTGCAGTTAATCGATTTTTATAATTTCAACCAGCAGGCAGAGCCAGGCGGTGACTATAAACTAACCATTGTTATCGGTACAGCCGCAGGCTTATTGGCCAATAAAGCGCATTTGGTATACTTTGACCTGCCTAAAAACGAACTACAATTAAGGATGCGTGCAGCCAGCATTACCAATTTAGGCAACAACGCCCCCGAAAGCCCGGCCGAAATGTATAAGCGCTTCTACTTTGTAGATTGGGTGGTGCTGAATAATTATAAAAAATCTATCCTGGATAAGATCGAAATTATCGCCGATGCGCAATGGAAAGAGGATTTGAACTGGATGCATTCGGCCGATTTTAAACAGGCTTTACAACAGCTGGGCAAAACAGCTTTCCGGGTGCGCCCCTGGTTTGAGCCCGGTGCCTGGGGCGGTCAATGGATTAAAGAACATATCGACGGTATCAACAAAAATGAGGTGAATTATGCATGGTCGTTTGAATTGATCGTACCTGAGAATGGTTTGGTGTTTGAAAGTGATGGTAACCTGCTGGAAGTATCTTTCGATTTCCTGATGTTTGCCCGGCGCAATGATGTGTTAGGTAAGCATGCTGAGAAATTTGGCGACGAATTCCCTATCCGGTTCGATTTCCTGGATACCTGGGAGGGCGGGAACCTGTCTATTCAATGCCATCCATCGGTAGATTATATACAAAAGAACTTTGGCGAGACCATTACCCAGGATGAGACTTATTACATACTGGATTGCGAAGAGCAGGCTAATGTATATATGGGTTTCCAGGATGATATTGACCCTGAAGCGTTCCGGAAGGAGCTGGAAAAAAGCCGTGACTTTGGCACGGAGATAGGAATTACTAAATATGTGCAATCGCACCAGGCTAAAAAGCACGATCTGTTTCTGCTGCCTAACGGTACCGTACATAGTGCCGGCGCTGGTAATATGGTGCTGGAGATTAGCGCGACCCCATACATTTTTACCTTTAAAATGTACGATTGGCTGCGCCTTGACCTGAACGGCGAGCCACGTGCCATTAATATTGAGCACGCGTTCAACAACCTGAAATTCGACCGTAAAGGCGAGAAGGTTACCCGCGAATTGATCTCGAAACAATCGGTTATTGAAAAAGGCGAGGACTGGGAGTTGGTGCATGTGCCCACACACCAGGAACATTTTTATGATGTGCACCGCGTAGAATTTGATTCAGTCATCACTATAGAAACCGAGGATGTGTGCCATGTGCTGATGCTGGTTGAAGGTATATCCATTGACGTGGTAACCGCCGATGGGCGCAAAACCACCTACCATTATGCCGAAACATTTGTAATCCCGGCTGCGGCCAACACTTATACCATGTATAATAATGGCGCCAAACGCGCTAAAGTGATCAAAGCATTCCTTAAATCGTAA
- a CDS encoding GH92 family glycosyl hydrolase, whose translation MIPTLKRSLLFPTLICATLLAANAQQKKQPVDYADPLLGTSESRWMLNPGATMPFGMVQLAPDNQEGVWKSGYEYSINNIGGFSHIHSWTMAGLSVMPTVGALNIKRGSADNPTTGWTTGYRSRIYKETEKASPGYYAVKLMNGDITTELTSTTRAGFFRFSYPTDEQAHILMNLDVPFENTAEILEAKFTKVNDHEIEGYSHQKWSWQDYTVHFVIRFDHKIEGNGGWIGNKISKDVKELSGKGKMGYYVDFDAKKGEVIQMQTAISLVSIDDARLNLETEMDPFKWSFDAVHNNARNVWNNLLSKIKVEGSTEVNKKKFYSNLYRSYVARTIWSDVNGKWIDPNEKERQTDPNTPILGSDAFWNTFWNLNQLWTLVNPDVASKWTRSFLEIYKAGGWLPKGPAGIEYSGIMEASHEIALITSSYQKGIRDFDANLAFEAMMHQQTTPGVKTPEGGFAGNKFYESYLKLGYVPNEEGQVSNTLEYAYDDWCVAQFCKALGKTKEYEMFMKRADNFKNVWDPSVKYIRMKNRDGSWVKDWSPYCCTAFGGPGYLEGNAWQYSFFNPHDVQGIINLMGKNEFNDRLNTGFEKSVKFNFNADGDMYDQVPINQGNQPNMQAAWLFNYSGKPWLTQKWTREIMNRYYGATPYHGWLGDEDEGQMGSWFVMASMGLFETDGGASTKPFYEIGSPLFAKTTITLDNHYYKGKTFTIEAKNTSDVNRYIQSATFNGKPLTKPWIYHQDVVNGGSLVLVMGPKPNMNWGSKPGDTPPSMSAPTK comes from the coding sequence ATGATACCGACATTAAAAAGATCCTTGCTGTTCCCCACCCTTATTTGTGCCACGCTGTTAGCGGCAAACGCACAACAAAAGAAACAACCGGTAGATTATGCTGACCCGCTGTTGGGTACATCAGAATCGCGCTGGATGCTGAATCCCGGCGCCACCATGCCCTTCGGGATGGTACAATTGGCGCCCGATAACCAGGAAGGGGTTTGGAAATCGGGTTACGAATATTCGATAAACAATATCGGCGGTTTCAGTCATATCCACTCCTGGACGATGGCCGGCCTGTCAGTAATGCCTACAGTGGGTGCGCTGAATATCAAACGCGGTTCGGCTGATAACCCAACAACCGGATGGACCACCGGCTACCGTTCGCGCATTTATAAAGAAACCGAAAAGGCAAGTCCGGGCTACTACGCTGTAAAGCTGATGAACGGTGATATTACTACCGAGCTGACCAGCACCACGCGCGCAGGCTTCTTCCGGTTCAGTTACCCAACCGATGAGCAGGCGCACATTTTGATGAACCTGGACGTTCCGTTTGAAAATACAGCTGAGATTTTAGAAGCCAAATTCACCAAGGTGAACGACCATGAAATAGAAGGCTACTCGCACCAAAAATGGAGCTGGCAAGATTATACAGTACACTTTGTTATTCGCTTTGACCACAAGATAGAAGGCAATGGCGGCTGGATAGGCAATAAAATATCTAAAGATGTTAAAGAGTTGAGCGGTAAAGGCAAAATGGGCTATTATGTTGATTTTGACGCGAAGAAAGGGGAAGTGATACAAATGCAAACGGCTATATCGCTGGTTAGTATTGATGATGCCCGCCTGAACTTGGAAACCGAAATGGATCCGTTTAAATGGAGCTTTGACGCCGTGCATAACAATGCCCGCAACGTTTGGAACAACCTGCTAAGCAAAATAAAAGTTGAAGGCAGCACCGAGGTAAATAAAAAGAAATTCTATAGCAATTTATACCGGTCGTATGTGGCACGCACCATTTGGAGCGATGTGAATGGAAAATGGATCGATCCGAACGAGAAAGAGCGCCAAACCGACCCCAACACACCAATATTAGGCTCGGATGCTTTCTGGAACACCTTTTGGAACCTGAACCAATTGTGGACGCTGGTTAACCCCGATGTAGCCAGCAAATGGACGCGGTCGTTCCTGGAGATTTATAAAGCCGGGGGCTGGTTACCCAAAGGCCCGGCAGGTATCGAATACTCGGGTATTATGGAGGCATCGCACGAGATTGCGTTAATTACCAGTTCCTACCAAAAAGGTATCCGCGATTTTGACGCTAATTTGGCTTTTGAAGCAATGATGCATCAGCAAACTACACCAGGCGTAAAAACCCCTGAAGGCGGCTTTGCGGGGAATAAGTTTTACGAATCGTACTTAAAGCTGGGTTATGTGCCCAATGAGGAGGGGCAGGTTTCTAATACCCTGGAATATGCTTATGACGATTGGTGCGTGGCACAATTTTGCAAAGCTTTGGGTAAAACCAAAGAATACGAAATGTTTATGAAACGTGCCGATAACTTTAAAAACGTGTGGGACCCATCGGTTAAATATATCCGCATGAAAAACCGCGATGGCAGCTGGGTGAAAGACTGGAGCCCTTATTGCTGCACCGCGTTTGGCGGCCCGGGTTATTTGGAAGGGAATGCCTGGCAGTATAGCTTTTTTAACCCGCATGATGTGCAGGGGATTATTAACCTGATGGGTAAAAATGAGTTTAACGACCGCCTGAACACTGGTTTCGAAAAATCGGTTAAATTTAACTTTAATGCCGATGGCGATATGTACGACCAGGTGCCAATTAACCAGGGTAACCAGCCTAATATGCAGGCAGCGTGGTTATTCAACTATTCGGGCAAACCCTGGTTAACCCAAAAATGGACGCGCGAGATTATGAACCGCTACTATGGTGCAACCCCATACCATGGCTGGCTGGGCGACGAGGACGAGGGCCAGATGGGATCGTGGTTTGTAATGGCTTCAATGGGCCTGTTTGAAACCGATGGCGGGGCATCAACCAAACCTTTTTATGAGATAGGCAGTCCGCTTTTCGCAAAAACCACTATCACGCTTGATAACCATTATTATAAGGGTAAAACTTTTACTATCGAAGCAAAAAACACTTCGGATGTAAACCGTTATATCCAATCGGCAACATTTAATGGTAAACCGCTTACCAAACCCTGGATATATCACCAGGATGTTGTAAATGGTGGTAGTTTGGTATTGGTAATGGGGCCAAAACCCAATATGAACTGGGGCAGCAAACCTGGTGATACGCCCCCATCCATGTCGGCACCAACAAAATAA
- a CDS encoding SusC/RagA family TonB-linked outer membrane protein, with the protein MRSSSHNQITKQKHRQPVTNGTYHLASQCFSAFKKPALALLMGIVLSLSVYAQSVIRGTVTDEKGDAMPGVTVTVKGTTSGTQTDVNGKFSLTANPGTTLVFSMVGYSPSQVVVGNQKTLSVSLTPSNSSLNEVVVVGYGTQKKASLTSATSSVTASEIVTTKNENLLNTLSGKLPGFRNVQNTAEPGSFANNYDIRGMGGALIVIDGVPRPDLARLDPNDIESVSILKDASAAIYGVRGANGVILVTTKKGKKGELALNYVGNYGLQAPLRLSRGVGSADYLTLVNEKAVHNTGVGFKGNPTYTAAQMATLSQINTDWYDVTTKKHAGQQQHNLSATGGTDNSNYYISIGMLGQDGLLKTNDLDYTRYNLRSNLSTRVSKNLTFDLNLSGSQDKKNQPLQAPYWIFRSMWFERPIYPVYANDNPAYYYALPNPLHPLAQADASTSGYQILASKYFQSSAALTYNVPWVNGLNLKGLYSYDYTQNDNQLYNKAYNLYTYNAATNAYVVGSVQQSPSTIRKENYQYPASLAQLSLNYDHTFNNTHHISGLLAYEENNRSGDNFYAQRELSVPIEYLFAGTSTNAQASNSSNPSVFYKYKNTSYFGRLNYDYKSKYIAQVSFRYDGSSRFNLNKQWGFFPEAELGWRISEEGFFKNTKALSFINNFKVRASYGATGDDGASTYQYLAGFTYPASGSATGQPPGSVFDGVFYNAVQPRGIPNPSITWFTAKTLDAGVDLEAWNGLFGITFDWFRRDRDGLLANQLLSLPDVVGAGLPQQNLNSDRTFGFDFSVSHRNHIGKFNYEVGGTFGYTRTMNRTYTAARAGNSYLNWIQKGSVANVLTGANRYNNAYFGYGSAGQFESYKAIENSPIYVSKGTVVGDYRYQDWNGDGQVGVDDSQPIGLYGLPLVSFGFNFSAAYKGVDLSAQFQGAAMVYATYIEQLHEPLWADGNALTQFLDRWHPTDPAADPYDPNTQWTPGYYAYTGTLAFVNTSANMHNASYVRLKSLEIGYTLPNKLMSRAGIKSIRLFANGYNVFTITGLKYIDPEKPSGSSTFIAATTQYDYAYPVDRVLSFGVNLKF; encoded by the coding sequence ATGAGATCTTCTTCACATAATCAAATTACAAAACAAAAACACAGGCAACCTGTAACCAATGGGACTTACCATTTGGCCAGCCAGTGCTTCTCTGCGTTTAAAAAGCCGGCACTTGCCCTGTTAATGGGCATTGTATTGTCGCTTTCAGTTTACGCGCAATCAGTAATACGGGGTACCGTTACCGATGAAAAAGGCGATGCAATGCCCGGCGTAACGGTAACAGTTAAAGGCACCACTTCAGGTACCCAAACTGATGTTAACGGCAAGTTTTCACTCACTGCAAATCCGGGGACAACGCTGGTATTCAGCATGGTTGGCTACAGCCCCAGCCAGGTAGTTGTAGGCAATCAAAAAACACTTTCGGTAAGCCTTACACCCTCTAACTCATCATTAAACGAGGTGGTAGTAGTGGGTTACGGTACACAAAAGAAAGCCTCTTTAACAAGTGCTACATCTTCGGTAACTGCCAGTGAAATTGTGACTACCAAAAACGAAAACTTGTTAAACACCCTTTCGGGTAAGCTTCCCGGTTTCCGTAACGTACAAAACACAGCCGAACCTGGCTCATTTGCCAATAACTACGATATACGTGGTATGGGCGGTGCACTCATCGTAATAGACGGTGTCCCACGCCCTGATCTTGCCCGTCTTGACCCCAACGACATTGAAAGCGTTTCTATCCTGAAGGATGCTTCGGCAGCTATTTATGGTGTACGCGGGGCCAACGGTGTCATCCTGGTTACCACTAAAAAAGGTAAAAAGGGCGAGCTTGCACTTAATTACGTAGGTAACTATGGGCTGCAAGCCCCCTTAAGGTTATCAAGAGGTGTTGGTTCGGCAGATTACCTGACATTGGTTAACGAAAAAGCAGTTCACAATACCGGTGTGGGCTTTAAGGGCAACCCAACCTATACCGCTGCACAAATGGCTACCCTTAGCCAGATAAATACAGATTGGTATGATGTTACTACGAAAAAACACGCGGGGCAGCAACAGCATAATTTAAGCGCTACCGGCGGTACCGACAATAGTAATTATTATATAAGCATTGGTATGTTAGGCCAGGATGGTTTACTAAAAACTAACGACCTGGATTACACACGTTATAACCTGCGCTCGAATTTAAGTACCAGGGTTTCAAAAAATCTTACCTTTGATTTGAACCTGTCTGGTTCTCAGGATAAGAAAAACCAACCGCTGCAGGCGCCTTACTGGATTTTCCGCAGCATGTGGTTCGAGCGGCCTATTTACCCGGTTTATGCTAATGATAACCCGGCTTATTACTATGCCTTACCCAACCCGCTGCACCCTTTAGCGCAGGCAGATGCAAGCACCAGCGGCTACCAAATTTTAGCCAGCAAATATTTCCAGTCATCTGCTGCCCTTACCTATAATGTTCCGTGGGTAAATGGGTTAAACCTTAAAGGGTTATATAGCTATGATTATACCCAAAACGATAACCAGCTTTATAACAAAGCCTATAACCTATATACTTATAATGCAGCTACAAACGCTTATGTAGTGGGTAGCGTTCAGCAATCGCCAAGTACTATCAGGAAAGAGAATTATCAGTATCCTGCCAGCCTGGCCCAGCTATCTTTAAATTACGACCATACTTTTAATAACACCCATCACATTTCGGGATTGCTGGCCTATGAAGAGAACAACCGAAGCGGCGATAACTTTTATGCTCAAAGGGAATTATCTGTACCAATAGAGTATCTTTTTGCAGGCACCAGTACTAATGCCCAGGCCAGCAACAGTTCAAATCCAAGTGTTTTCTACAAGTACAAAAACACTTCTTACTTTGGCCGTTTAAATTACGATTACAAGTCTAAATATATTGCCCAGGTATCATTCAGGTACGATGGTTCCTCACGTTTCAACCTAAACAAGCAATGGGGTTTCTTCCCTGAAGCAGAGTTGGGCTGGCGGATCTCTGAAGAAGGTTTCTTCAAAAACACTAAAGCGTTGTCATTTATTAACAACTTTAAAGTACGTGCAAGCTATGGTGCAACCGGCGACGACGGTGCATCAACCTACCAGTACCTTGCAGGCTTCACCTACCCGGCCAGCGGTTCGGCAACCGGCCAGCCTCCCGGCTCCGTGTTCGATGGTGTATTTTACAATGCTGTACAACCACGTGGTATACCTAACCCCAGCATTACCTGGTTTACCGCTAAAACGCTGGATGCTGGTGTAGATTTGGAGGCATGGAATGGTTTATTCGGCATTACGTTCGATTGGTTCAGGCGCGATAGGGATGGCCTTTTGGCTAACCAGTTACTATCTTTGCCAGATGTGGTAGGCGCAGGTTTACCGCAACAAAACCTGAACAGCGACCGTACTTTTGGTTTTGACTTCTCGGTATCGCACCGTAACCATATCGGCAAATTCAATTATGAAGTAGGCGGTACCTTTGGCTACACCCGTACCATGAACCGTACATATACTGCTGCACGTGCAGGTAACTCATACCTTAACTGGATACAAAAAGGTAGTGTAGCCAACGTACTTACCGGTGCAAACCGATACAATAACGCTTATTTTGGTTACGGATCGGCCGGTCAGTTTGAAAGCTATAAGGCCATTGAGAACAGCCCTATTTACGTAAGTAAAGGAACTGTTGTAGGAGATTACCGCTACCAGGATTGGAACGGCGACGGCCAGGTAGGTGTTGATGACAGTCAGCCTATAGGTTTGTATGGTTTGCCTTTGGTTTCTTTTGGGTTCAACTTTTCAGCCGCATACAAAGGGGTCGATCTAAGCGCCCAGTTCCAGGGGGCAGCCATGGTTTATGCAACTTATATTGAACAATTGCACGAACCGCTTTGGGCCGATGGTAACGCGCTTACGCAGTTTTTAGACAGGTGGCACCCTACCGACCCTGCTGCTGACCCATATGACCCTAATACACAATGGACACCGGGCTACTACGCTTACACAGGTACCTTAGCTTTCGTTAATACATCTGCTAACATGCATAACGCCTCGTATGTGCGGTTAAAAAGCCTTGAAATAGGTTATACTTTGCCCAATAAGCTTATGTCGCGTGCAGGGATCAAAAGCATCCGCCTGTTTGCTAATGGTTATAACGTATTCACTATTACCGGTCTTAAATACATCGATCCGGAAAAACCATCTGGCTCGTCAACATTCATAGCCGCTACTACACAGTACGATTATGCTTACCCGGTTGACAGGGTACTATCATTTGGTGTGAACCTGAAATTTTAA